From Branchiostoma floridae strain S238N-H82 chromosome 5, Bfl_VNyyK, whole genome shotgun sequence:
CGCTTCGCCCGTTCCCGTGAGATGTTGAAATACATCCCCAAAGGCCGCACGCTGCCGCCTCCCTTCAACCTCATCCCCAGTCCCAAGTCGGGCTGGTACTTCCTGAAATGGCTCGTTCTGATTTGCCGCGGCCAAAAGCTTCAAAAGGTTAGCAGAAATAGGTTCCTACATTTGCGTTACCAGCACATTAAAAATTTTTCAAGAAACTCTATCGCATCGTCACTTCAAAACATTTGACTGACTTGGAATCGATAAGTTAAACAATATGGTGGAGAATACCTCAGAGGTACATCGTTCTGTTTCCCTCGCTAAATTAACTAAAGCTCATCCCTGGTTTGGATTTATGTATAGATgtgaatgaaagaaaacagtcaaaactgaaccATTGCAGTTTTTCATCTCCTTTACACATTTAGAATAATTCGATatcttttcttcccttttctgTTTCCGACAGAAGAACGAGAAGGAGTTCAAGCATGCTGTCACAAAGTATAAGGTAATTGAAATATTCATGCTTTATCATCTAAGCTTCTGTTGACTTCACGTTAGAACAAATGTTTGATCTCAGAGCCAGAGGGCACAATGTTGCCCCTCAAAAATATAAGACAGCACACTTTTAAGTGTTCTCCTAATTTTGAATCCAAACATGTGATTCCAAACATGATAAGCTAGtaaggccatgtttatttgattatccAGATGGCAACCTTTACGTAAACccgaaaactgatgcgagcacgAGCGTGCACGTGGGAATAAAAAGAAGTTTGCCCACTCAAAAAGTGAACCATGACATAACACAGAATATGGCatgccaaacaattttttttaaaatttctattcattcttctttgaccttggatttGACCGTGACATTCTATGACGTTGGTGCACGACATTTTGCAGTTGATGTGCACGAATGGTTTCTTGGGAAaaggccgaaaattgatgcgcgcacggatatcatccatattaTACCAAATTAGTGTGACCTAAAGTATTCCGAAATACATTGAGAAGAAACAGCTGTCAGCAATTGCTTTCATGGTGTATTTTGCGTAAGGCTAGATTTATCATTCAGTGTCTTATATTATGTCGTCTTTATCATCAAAGTGTCTTTCTCCTGTTCCACCAAACAGGTGACCGTCAAACGGCTGAAGGCACGATACCTGCTGGCGTACCGTCTTCATCGGGATCAGGCTGAAGGGTGACGCTTTAACAGTCAGCAGCGACTATGACACGGCGTTTATGATAAGGATACAACATGTACCTACACTTGATGTTTTGAATGTAGACCAAAATATTACTGAAATTAATGATGACAGGTTTAGAGGAGGTTTAGGGGAAGTGGGCACATACTTACCTGTTGTGGATTATTTCGTCTCCCGCGCTCAATTACAAATTCTGTCAGACACGTAAGTGTAAATGATTTACCTGGCAggattagcctccatagcaggctctctgggcccttTTGCGCAAAATACACATTTACTGGCTgtgtctttttgtactgggtcaatAGTGTTGACGAGTCGGCGGCACAAGCCGACAAAaggaaatggccagcaaaagtgtatcatgcGCCTCCAAATACGGAAAAATTCCAAAGAGCCTGTTATGGAGGCTATGGCAGGGCCATGTTACTAAAATGGTCCAGTGTATTACTGTCATGTCCGGAGATGCCAATCAAATCAGTTTTccttgcttgcttgtttgtttgtttgcgcaCTTCTTATACATATCCACGCCACGACAGAGATAACGTTAGGCTTAAAAATGTTTCacatcaaataaaaacaaatgctgTTCAACCGTGTGTCATTTGTTCACTCATTTTAGGTGTCATCCCTTTTGTTAACAGAAAACACCTGCTGTGCACTCGAGTACTCATGAGAGAAACACAATAGATAACACACCATAGTTGACGTGTTAGTAGGCATCAAATATTCATTCAAAGCTTGGGTATAAGGAGACCCGTACGCGTGTCATGGGGAATACAGACAAATGACCGGCTTACGGCTTACGGCTCATGGCGACCGGCGGATGATAATTACCTGGTTGTTGTCCTCATCAGTTCATTTCTCACATGCCTATATATTAGTAGTGGTGTATGAAAGAGCACGTTGAGCTTTAAGGGCATTTAAGATATAATTAGAGATACATAACGTCGACTGGAGTGGAAGTAATTGTTTACAATTACGCCACCTGAACCATTGTCCTAATAATGGATAATTTTCATAATGACGGGACACACCCATGCCAATCAGCCAAACACACACCAGAGCCATCATCCAAACGACGCCTCACACGACAGCAGCAAACAGCTAAAGTTTGTCCTCTAGTCGAGATGGAATCCTACGCCAGCCAAGATGAAGAACAGGCGGACCATGACATATTTTCAGAGGAAAGTCGTTCCTTTCCGAAAAAGAAGAGTCCACTGCATAGACGGTTCCTTTGCCTCGTTAAAGATGGTGTCCTTGAGGAGGTGGAAGCGATGTTAAGAGACAACCTTGATGACTTGTCCTTCACCATCGACTGCCTGGACCCGTGTGGCCGTTCTGCTGTAGAACTGGCGACGATCCGGGGTAACCAGGAGATGGTGGAGACATTACTGAGACATGGAGCGGACTTGGGAGACTCGCTACTGTACGCTGTGGACTTGGAGAAGGAAGACATCGTCACCACTTTGCTGACTCATACCTGGCTAGAAGGTAGTCAAAACGGCACTAAGAAGGTGACTGAAATTTAACTACTTGTCTTCACAGCATATCATATAAATGAGAACAATGAGATTTATGTACCATGAGCGATCATTAAAACTTCCTCATTCAATATTGTAACGCATGGTGAGAACAGGCTAGGGGTGAGCAATACGTATGTGGATGCTTTGCCGTGTAGTGCTATGATTCTGTCTCCTTGTTAATGTTATGGCATTCCTGTGTTGAACTGAAATCAGGCAGTCCCATACTAACTACATACGAGGATCAGGAAAGAGTTCCTCTATCGACAGTTCTTTTGGGATGGCATATACTCACACATAAACAATGTTGTATTAGAACCAGTGACATTTTTCAGGTCGAAATGTTTTCGAATGCCCTCAATGCACTTGGACAAAAGACGGTCTCGTTCTGTCCCAATGAATGTTTAATAAGTCCTAACGATAAATACAGGGTCTGGTGTTGGGGTGGGTCATTTATCCAAACCATCCTAGCCTGACAATCACAGCTACTGCCAAACAATAGGATATTTCTGTATCCCttaagaatactgtaaatgcagaaatgttcgcggtgggttaatgttcgcggttttcgcggcggccgcttcaccgcgaatttaaaaccaccgcgaatatttttccataacagtaagagactacagtgcatggtgctaccgcgaaattaaaaccaccgcgaaaagtccattttcccgctaccgcgaaattaaatccccgcgaacttaactgcatttacagtattgttttgcCGCCTGATTATTTACTCTATAGTAGACTATTGGTGACATTATCACTGTGACTCGCTGTAGGCTGCCATACACTCACAAAATGGTCTGGATCTGAGTACCTTAATCCGTCATCTGAGTCCACTAGCCATAGGTTAGTTTGGAAGCATCTAATCAGTACcggtatatttacatgtacaaattaaaCGCTTGCAGGGAACACCCAAAGAATCGCTGTATTCTCCACACGTCACACCGGTCCTCCTAGCGGCGCATCGCAACAACTACAGCATCCTAAAACTCCTCCTGGATCACCAGTTCCCTCTCCCCAGCATTGGTGACGTCAGCGGTTCGACCGACCACAGAGCCAAGCTTGACTTCTACCGCGCCGTCACCAGCCCTTCTTACATCCTCCTCACCAGCCAAGATCCCTTCGAAACCGCTTTCAACGCTAAGGAGGAACTGAACAACACCGTCTCTTGTCTCGAGACTGGAAAAAGAGAATTCCAAGAACTCTCTGCCCGTCTTGAGGAGTTCATTGCAGAGCTTATTGATTTCGCCAGGTGTCCTGATGAGGTCATGGTCGTTTTGAACGATGGCGACAACATGGAGGACATCGCAGGATTGCGCATGCGTCAACTTCAGAGAGCCATTGAAGTAGGATATAAGAAGGTGTGTCCAATATTACTGTATGGTCTGATTGTATTTTCCAATTCATATGTGAGCATGACCCGCGCGCGATTTACATTTGTATTCCTTCCACTAGTTCGTGGCGAATGGCAAGTGCCAGGAGTTGCTGAATCTGCAGTTCTACCGGTACCATCCCTGGATCTTGCACAGTAGTTCCGTGTTGAAGAAGAGTCTTGCCGTTTTGGTATGATGGCTTTTTCATGACTTTAATTGATACCTCATTGGTCTTTGCACGGTATTCTTTAAATTGTTTTTACTTATTTTAGCAAGTTTTGTCAGATTCCTCACCTTGTTCCTTGCTGAGATGCTACGGCAATTACTAAACCCAATCTCCAACAATTTTGGGCAGTTAGTTATACTGGATTTGGTCTCACACAAATTTTCAGGCTTTATCTGTCGATCAATGTCTTACAGTGCACATTCCAAACCATCATGCTGTTGAGATGCTACTGGTTGATTTTTTTCCACTGACCTTGCAGCATTTCTGTCCTACCGCAGCTGTTGGAAATCTTAACTCCTGTTCTGGCAGTCCTGTATTTGGTCGTCCCAAAGACTCGTCTGGGGCAGAGCATCGCCTCACCTGTTGTTAAGTACAGCATGAAGGCCTGGTCCTGGTTCATATTCTTGCAATTCATGATATTACTTAGCGGTGACACCGGATCCTTTGATGCTTTGATGGGAACCTACTGGTGCTGGGTGCTCGGTAAGAGACCAGGTGTAACGAAGTGCAAATTGTTGATGTTGATTATCATATCAGATTTGATATGCATATATCAATGGAAATCATGTGATTTGAAATGTGTTCAATTCCCTCTCTTTCTTCACATCGTCGTTAAGCTCCTTTTTATAACACTGTTTTCTAGTGCGTAATTATTCTTCCGGACGTAATATTTGTCTTCATAAGAAGTATTGTCCTGATGTTTTCGACACATTTTCTGATAGGTATGGTGTGGGAGAAGATGAAGGAGATTTGGACAGCTTCAGTGGACGCCTGGAACAAGTGGGACCTGCTGCTGCTTCTGTGTCACGTGACAGCTACAGGCTGCTTTGTAGGCGGCATCTTTGCCATCACAAGGGTACGTAATGCTACATGGATTTTGGATCTATATTTTTGCTTCTGCAGAGCAAAGCTGATGAGATGATTCTGAAAATCATTTGATCAGATGTTGGTATCGCGTGTCGGATTTCACACAACAGACCATGCAGCAATACTCCATATACCCCTCCTCTTGTTTTTCCGGATAAGGACCCCAGCCTTGCCCTCAGTGCAGACGAGTTGAACCCGTTCTTCATCGGTGTGTACCTGTTGGCGATAGCGGTCATCCTCAGCTTCGCCCGGTACATGAGCATGTTGATGTTCTCCGAGACTATTGGCCCGCTCCTGCTGTCCATGTACAAGATGGTTGGGGACATCTTCAAGTTCCTCATCgtgtttctcatcatcatcgtcggTTTTGCCACTGCTTTACAACGCCTGTATAGTTCACCCAGACCGGATTCAGGTGTGTTAAATCTATTTTGTCTCTCATTATGCATTTAACAGTGTGCAAACGTCATCGGAACATACTGATGATCTTTGCGCCAAAATCCAATGACAGCAAGGGAAATcagaaaatattgcagattTCCAAATTAGATGTAGGAATACATCACTCAATTGATACACCTACAATTACATCTGTCATTATCTAATTACAGTTTTTGTACTTTCAGAATGCCTCTTGAAGTATTTTCAAGCTACACAAGAAGCCAACAACACCAACTTCAATTTTACCGCCTATGACTTCTGTGATTATGGGCAATTTGCACAGTATGTCTGATTACTTGACGATACATTGCATTTTACTTTGTAGTACTAGCATTATATCGTTGGTTATGACAATCATATTGCTTAACGCGCGTCACCTTTTTCTGTATATCAAACTAACAGCTCGATAGCGataagaaaatattagaaaaacAAGATGTAACAAATAGAAATAATTTCTCTTTCAGACTGCATCACTCCATATGGTACCTGTTTGGGACACTGTACGGAAAGTTTGACTTCACCGACCTGGACGTGGCGGCACCAAACGCGGTCCAGTTTCCTGTAGTATCCATCTGGCTGAGCAGAATCCTGTTCATCACCTACATCACAATCTCCATTATCATCATGCTGAACATGCTCATCGCCATGTTGAGTGACTCCTTCTCTAGTGTCTCGGTAAGTGAGGAATCATTGTATGTAAAAGTTGTTATGTAGTTATGGAGCAGGCACgcaaaaaatgaaactgaaCTGTATAATATTAACCATGTTTGGAAACTACACTATGAAGTATCATGTCAACGCAGTTCTTCGTACATATTAATGGTACATTATGTGTGCACACTGTCGTCGTATCACACAATTGAACTGACAAAGGTAGACGAAGAACAAAtattgaaacaataaaaaatataaataaaaaatgtgagacatttccttgttttcatTATTCTTCAGTCCGACGCTGAGGTGGAGTGGCGCTTCGCCCGTTCCCGTGAGATGTTGAAATACATCCCCAAAGGCCGCACGCTGCCGCCTCCCTTCAACCTCATCCCCAGTCCCAAGTCGGGCTGGTACTTCCTGAAATGGCTCGTTCTGATTTGCCGCGGCCAAAAAACTCAAAAGGTAACCAATataaatttgatgctgcattttaaatgattttcacacaaacgcacacacacacacacacacacacacacacacacacacacacacacacacacacacacacacacacacacactaagaccccaccaccaccaccaccaaacACACCCAGCTGCATAATATATGTGTTCATTCATAATATTGTTCCTCGTAGGAAAACGAAATCGCCTTgaagctggcaaaggagaagTATAAGGTGATTACTTCTATATTTCTTCAAGTTGTATTCCTGATCAATTCCCAACTATTAttatttcttgtgtttgtttaaTCTAATCAGTTTCAACCAGTAGCTGCCACTAACGCATGGCTTCTTAGCTTTGATGATACAGCAGTTTGTCATATCACCGACGATACAATCTTTTGTAAATACAGATGACCATCAAAATGCTCAGCACACGATACCTGCTGGCGTACAGTCTTCGTCGGGATCAAACTGTGAAGAATTGAGCATCTGCCCTGGATCATTTGCAGGTCCTGGTATTCTTATAAAGACGTTTGTTTCTTATGAAATGTAGGAATATTAAAAGGCATATATTTTAGCAATGTGCATGCTTGTATGTCATGTGAATATTATCATTTCATGTTCACAATCGCTAGGACCTAAGTAGACAAAAAATAAATGGTAACGAGAGCAGACAAGCTACCTGAAGTGATGTAATTATCAGACATGATAAGTACTTCCAACGTAACGTTGTAAGCAGATGTGTATTTTAAATGTTAGGTGATACTACAGACAGCCTTTAGGAAGACAGAATGGCATGGCAACACTTGACCAGACCTTAAAGGAGAAAACGTGCGAGTGTCACTGAAATACTTGGACGCTGGTGGTATCATATGAAATAATATCATAATAATATGTTTCAATTGTAATATAATCGACAGCACAAATAACTGCAAATGCCGATGTCTGCCTTAGTTATCTTTGATATTCACTGAATATTTGAGGTTTCTTGTGAACTAAAGTGGCATTTTAATGCATGTGCAACGTTTAACTTGTAATTGAAATGAAATTCCGCCGCAAGGCTGGCAGGATTTACGTGAATAAacattattcattcattcgtagAACGACAAAATAAATTCTATGAGACATGATCAAGACAAAGGTAATATGAGCCTTAAAGGTGAACAAAAGAATGGCTCATTCTCGCCACCATATCCCTAGTCTGGACCTTCAAAGTGTTTTGGTACTTGTTCTGAAATGGGGACATCTGAGGCAGCCGACACGGAGGCGTGAGACGTCGCGGACACAGGCCTGGTCCCTCCCTCCGTGATCTTCCAGGCGAACAGCGTGCCCCACACCATCAAGATCAGCATGCCGGTTATCTGTAGGCCGGGCAGTAGTAGCCACAGGTTAACCGATGGTTTCTCCGCTCCCCCTGCCCTTGTTTCCGCCTGGAGAGCCGCGCCCTGTGGAGTGGGTGTCTCCCCGCTCTGTCTGGCGGGCAGCCCGTCGGTGACGTAGGTGAACAGGTCTCCGGTGGTGCCGACAGCATCCGATGTGCTGACCTCTGTTGTGAGACTGTTGCCCGTGCTTTCTCCGCCATTTTGACGAATTACCATTTCTGAAAACACACCAAATCACGGTTAAGTCTATACCCTCGTTTAAAGTGCATGCAATTGACTGCCTATTGTGAGCTAACAAAACAAAGATTTTACAGCACCCCCTAATTAATGGCTATAGCTTACCTGATTGGCAGATGTAGCGAAGTGGATGGGAGCAGGTAAACCGTTTCCATCCCTGGTTGTTCATGATCCTCGCAGCCACGCAGTCCTTTCCGTCCTCGGCGTTAGGGCGAGGGGCCTGACCGTTTATCCATCGCCT
This genomic window contains:
- the LOC118416180 gene encoding short transient receptor potential channel 4-like yields the protein MESYASQDEEQADHDIFSEESRSFPKKKSPLHRRFLCLVKDGVLEEVEAMLRDNLDDLSFTIDCLDPCGRSAVELATIRGNQEMVETLLRHGADLGDSLLYAVDLEKEDIVTTLLTHTWLEGSQNGTKKGTPKESLYSPHVTPVLLAAHRNNYSILKLLLDHQFPLPSIGDVSGSTDHRAKLDFYRAVTSPSYILLTSQDPFETAFNAKEELNNTVSCLETGKREFQELSARLEEFIAELIDFARCPDEVMVVLNDGDNMEDIAGLRMRQLQRAIEVGYKKLLEILTPVLAVLYLVVPKTRLGQSIASPVVKYSMKAWSWFIFLQFMILLSGDTGSFDALMGTYWCWVLGMVWEKMKEIWTASVDAWNKWDLLLLLCHVTATGCFVGGIFAITRDPSLALSADELNPFFIGVYLLAIAVILSFARYMSMLMFSETIGPLLLSMYKMVGDIFKFLIVFLIIIVGFATALQRLYSSPRPDSECLLKYFQATQEANNTNFNFTAYDFCDYGQFAQLHHSIWYLFGTLYGKFDFTDLDVAAPNAVQFPVVSIWLSRILFITYITISIIIMLNMLIAMLSDSFSSVSSDAEVEWRFARSREMLKYIPKGRTLPPPFNLIPSPKSGWYFLKWLVLICRGQKTQKENEIALKLAKEKYKMTIKMLSTRYLLAYSLRRDQTVKN
- the LOC118416942 gene encoding uncharacterized protein LOC118416942 isoform X2 translates to MAGSGRCFGLIALVSGVLLAPILANQRRDRDGPRPPHLDTVTPPPHREGGALALGSCRQGTHHYGNRCYDVSKERVDYDTAVERCSGQNGGKLVTFKTAKIMDGLAHIFSSKKIPPGFLWIGLRRNGSGTADRPFRFSDGSPLGTFRRWINGQAPRPNAEDGKDCVAARIMNNQGWKRFTCSHPLRYICQSEMVIRQNGGESTGNSLTTEVSTSDAVGTTGDLFTYVTDGLPARQSGETPTPQGAALQAETRAGGAEKPSVNLWLLLPGLQITGMLILMVWGTLFAWKITEGGTRPVSATSHASVSAASDVPISEQVPKHFEGPD